GGCGGCCGGATCGGGCGGGCGCCATGTCGCAAGGTCGCATTCGACGAAATCCACGCCCGGCAGGCGCTGGCGCGCTGCCTTCAGCATGTCGGCCGCATTGTCGACGCCGCGCACGCCCCGGCCGGGAAAGCGCCTTGCGAGCAGTTCCGTCGAGTTTCCGGGGCCGCAGCCGAGGTCGTAGACCGTGCCGGCCCGAAGGTCCGCCGGCACCTGCGCGAGAAGGTCGGCGGCCGGGCGCGTGCGCTCGTCCTCGAATTTCAGGTACTGCGCGGCGGACCAGGCCATTCTAGAGGCTTTCCAGCGACGGCAGGATGAGGGCGGGGCCGAGGTCGAAATATTCGTCCGGCATGTCGGAGCGGTTGATCCAGACGGTGCGGAAGCCGAATTTGGTCGCCCCGGCGATGTCCCAGCGGTTGGAGGACTGGAAGGAGACGGCGTTCGGGTAGAGCCGGTAGTTCGTCGTCACCAGATCGTAGACGGCGGGGGCGGTCTTGTAGGTCTTCAGCGCGTCCACCGAGAAGATGTCGTCGATCACGGTATCGAGCGCGGCGTTCTTCACCGCCGAGGCCAGCATGGCGGGCGAGCCGTTGGAGAGGATCGCGATATGCGCGCCGCGCTGCTTCAGCGCCTTCAGCACGGCCGGCACTTCCGGGTAGCAGTCGAGCTTCCAGTAGGCGTCGAGCAGCTTTTGCCGCAGCGCCGGATCGACGCCGCCGATGCGCTGGAAGGTGTAGTCGAGCGCCTGTTCGGTAAGCTGCCAGAAATCCGCGTAAGCGCCCATCAGCGCCCGCGTCCAGGAATATTCGAGCTGCTTGGCGCGCCAGATCTCGGAGAATATCTGGTAGTTCGGCCCCACATCCCCCGCATGGCGCCGCACCGCCGCGTGCACGTCGAACAGCGTTCCATAGGCGTCGAACACATAGGCGGCATGGGACATGGCGGCGATTCTCCTGCGCTTTCATGGCGATTGGCGGGTATCGGGCGGCGAATGTCAATTCTCTGTCGTGCCCCTCATCCGCCTGCCGGCACCTTCTCCCCGCAAGCGGGGCGAAGGGAAGGATGCAAGGCCTCTTTCCCTTCGCCGGCATTTCGCGATGGGAAAGCCCCGCCTCTTGCCCCTTCTCCCCGTTTGCGGGGAGAAGGTCGCGGCAGCGGGATGAGGGGCGATTGCCTTGCGCGCAACCCCTCAGAACCGCGTGATCACGCTGATACCCAATTCCGTCGCCCGGTCCATCGCCGTCAGAGCAGGCACGGCTTCCTCCAGCCCGATATGCCGGCCGATCAGCTTCTGCGGCGCAAGCTTGCCGCTTTCGATCATCGAAAGCATGGCGTCGTAGCGCCAGGCCTGCATGCCGTGGCTGCCGTAGATCTCCAGCTCGTGGCCGATGACCTGCGCCATGGGGATCTGCGGCGTCGCATGATCGGCCAGCATCAGCCCGACCTGCACATGCCGCCCGCGCCGGCGCAAATTCTTGATGGAATTGAAGCAGGTGACGGGCGAGCCCAGCGCATCCACGGAGGCATGCGCCCCGCCGCCGGTGATCTCCCGCACCGCCTCGGCGACATCGGAAACCGCGCGGGCATTGATCGCCGCGACCGCACCCATCTTCTTCGCGAAGTCCAGTTTCTCGGGGGAGATGTCGATGGCGATGGGGTTCGCGCCGAGCGCGGCGGCGATCATGATGGCGGAAAGGCCGACGCCCCCGCAGCCATGCACCGCCACCCATTCCCCGCCCGTCACCCGCGCCTGATCCACCACCGCGCGGAAGGAGGTGGCGAAGCGGCAGCCGAGGCTGGCGGCCGTGGCATAGTCGATGGCGTCGGGCAGGTGCACGAGATTGTGGTCGGCATGGTCGATGGCGACATATTCGGCGAAGGACCCCCAATGGGTGAAACCGGGCTGGAACTGCTCCTCGCAGACTTGGCTGTTGCCTGAGCGGCACTCGCCGCAATGGCCGCAGCCGGAAACGAAGGGCACCGTCACCCGCTCGCCCTCGCGAAAACGCCGCACGGCCTTGCCCACCGCCACCACCTTGCCCGCCAGCTCATGCCCCGGCACATGCGGCAGCCTGATATCGGGATCGTGTCCCATCCAGCCATGCCAGTCGCTGCGGCAAAGCCCCGTCGCCTCCACCTTTATGACGACCCCGCCGGCTGTCGGCGTCGGATCCGGCAGCACCCGGATATCCGGTGTCGCCTGAAAGGCTTCGTAATACATCGCGCGCATCGTGTTTCTCCCTTTCCCTGCTGTATCGCATGCGCCCGGAAAGCCCTCAACCGCACCATTCATGACAAGGCCTGATGCACCCATTCAACATCTTGAATGGACAAGCGGCGCGCGCTGGCGGAAGGCAGGCGGGACTTGACCGCTGACCCCGGTCGGGCCTTGATGGGCTAAAGGAGAAGAAAGATGCCAGTCGATACCTCACCGCGCTCCGCCACCTGGACCTTCGTGGATGGCGAATGGATTTCGGGCAACCCGCCGCTCATCGGCCCCACCTCGCACGCCATGTGGCTCGGCTCGACCGTCTTCGACGGTGCGCGCTGGTTCGACGGCATCGCGCCGGACCTCGATCTGCATTGCCAGCGCATCAACCGCTCGGCCGAAGCGCTCGGCCTTTCCGCGACCGTCGGTGCTGAGGAGATCGAGGCGCTCGCCTGGGAAGGCGTCAAGAAATTCGACGGCAAGACGGCGATCTACATCAAGCCGATGTACTGGGCCGAACACGGCTCGCCGATCAGCGTCGTCGCGCCGGATGCCGGCTCCACCCGCTTCGCGCTCTGCCTCTTCGAAGCCTCGATGGGCGATCCCAATGCCGCCTCCTCGCTGACCGTCTCGCCCTTCCGCCGCCCGACGGTGGAATGCATGCCGACGGACGCCAAGGCCGGCTGCCTCTATCCGAACAACGCCCGCATGCTGGTGGAAGCCAGGAAGCGCGGCTTCGACAACGCGCTGGTGCGCGACATGCTGGGCAACGTCGCCGAGACCGCCTCGTCCAATATCTTCATGGTGCGCGACGGCGTCGTCTTCACGCCCGCCGCCAACCGCACCTTCCTGGCCGGCATCACGCGCTCGCGCGTCATCGGCCTGCTGCGGGAAGCCGGCTTCGATGTGATCGAGACCACGCTCACCCCCGCCGACTTCGCGGCCGCCGACGAGATATTCACTTCGGGCAACTATTCCAAGGTCGTACCGGTCACGCGCCTGGAGGATCGCGAACTCGCGCATGGTCCCGTCACGGCCAAGGCGCGCGATCTCTATTTCGACTGGGCGCATTCGAACGGCGACGCGTGAAGAGGAAGACGAAACGCCGCTCGCCGGAACGGCGTTTCGTCCACCCTTGAACGGACACGGCAAATCGAAAGGATTTTGCCGTATGGCAGGAAAATTTGGAAGGCGGGCGGTTGCCTCTTCCGGTTGCCGCTCCTATGTTCCGCTCACGGATTTCCTTCACAAAATTCCGTCGCCAGAGCAATTCCAGCACCGGCCGAGAGCATTCGGCCTCCGGAATTGCGGCAAACAAAGAGGAGACACCACGATGGCTTTCGAACTTCCGCCGCTTCCCTACGATTACGACGCACTCGCCCCCTTCATGTCGCGTGAGACGCTCGAATATCACCACGACAAGCACCACAAGGCCTATGTCGACAACGGCAACAAGCTGGCGGAGGAAGCGGGCCTCGCGGGCCTCTCCCTCGAGGAGATCGTCAAGAAGTCCTACGGCACCAACCAGGGCCTCTTCAACAATGCCGGCCAGCACTACAACCACGTCCATTTCTGGAAGTGGATGAAGAAGGGCGGCGGCGGCAAGAGCCTGCCGGGCGCGCTCCAGAAGGCCATCGACAGCGATCTGGGCGGCTATGACAAGTTCAAGGCCGATTTCGTTGCCGCCGGCACCACGCAGTTCGGCTCCGGCTGGGCCTGGCTCTTCGTCAAGGACGGCAAGCTCGCCATCTCCAAGACCCCGAACGGCGAGAACCCGCTGGTCCACGGCGCGGAACCGATCCTCGGCGTCGACGTATGGGAACACTCCTACTACATCGACTACCGCAACGCCCGCCCGAAGTACCTCGAAGCCTTCGTCGACAGCCTGATCAACTGGGACTACGTCCTGGAGCGCTACGAAGCCGCAACGAAGTAAGCCTCGGCTTCTCGGATTTTGGAAACCCCGGCCGGAAACGGCCGGGGTTTTTGTTTAGTCGACAAATGGTCCGATTGATGGCATAAATGCCAACATGGATGCGGTGCTTCTCCTGCGCTCGAAGACGATCCTGCCGGACGGCGCGATTGTCGAGATCGTGCTCTGGCAGGTTCCTCACCCCATTGCCGGAAGCGCGCACTGCTATAAATACCGTCTGTTCTACGGGCGGGATGGCCGGCGTATCGTCGGTTTCGACAATGAGCGCGGCAAGGGAGACCACTGCCATCTCGACGATAGGGAGCATCCTTATGCATTCTCGAGCGTTGCAGTGTTGCTTAAGGATTTTCAGGCCGAAGTCGCGAAAAGGAGGCCCTGAATGAAACGCGCCCACATCCAGATCCGCAGCGATTCCGAGGTCCTCCTCGCCGACATTTTTGCGCGTGCGGCGGAAGCGGCTCGCACGGGCATCCCCTCCGATCCGGTCGCGACCTTCACCTTCAGTTCGCCCGCGCAATTGTTCTCGGTCATCAGCCCGAAGCGCTGGGAATTGATCGAGCATTTGCAGCAGGTCGGCCCGAGCAGCATCCGTGCGCTCGCACGCTCCCTCGGCCGTGATGTGAAGCGCGTTCACGAGGATATCGTTACGCTTCTCGACTGGGGTATTGTCGACCGCACCGATAGTGGCAAGGTCGAGGTGCCGTTCGACGTCATTCATGCCGATTTTGATTTGCGGGCTGTCGCCTGACGGAACGCTACCCCGCCGCCCGGTTCTCCGCCCAGCCGGAGATCCAGAGCTGCCGCAGCCCATCGCCTTCGCCTCTAAAATATCTCCCCGTCGCCGCGCAGGCTTCCACGCGGTCGGCGCGGAAGTTGCGGATGGCCTGACGCAGCTCGCACCAGGCGACGATGTTCGCTGTCTCCGAATAGTAGATGAGGGCGATGGGGCGGATGGTGCGCTCGGTGGCGCGGGCATATTCGTCGCGGTAGTCGATCAGCAGCGTCTCCTCGTCGCGGATCGCCCGGCGCACGGTGGCAAGGTCGATGCCCTCGGGCTGGCGCGGGACAGTGCCCCAGGCGTGCAGGGCGCGGGCGGAAAGCGTCTGGCGCAGCGGCGGGGGCACCGCGCCGGCGATCTTGTCGCCCACCCGTTTCGCGGCCGCCTGCAATTCAGCATCGCCCGTGCGCTCCAGCAGCGCCAGCGCCAGCACCACGGCCTCCGTCTCCTCGATGGAGAACATCAGCGGCGGCAGGTCGAAGCCGGGGCGCAGGATATAGCCGATGCCGCGCTCGCCCTCGACCGGCACGCGCATCGCCTGCAGCGCGGCGATGTCGCGGTAGATCGAGCGCACCGTCACCTCCAGCCGCCCGGCGATCTCGGCCGCCGTCACCGGCTGGCGGGCGAGGCGCAGAATCTGGATGATCTCGAAGAGCCGCGATGCCTTGCGCAATGGTTTGCCTCGTCACAACTGACACGTCCCTGTCAGTTGACTTCCATTATAGCATAGGATCAAGCGCTTGAAATAAAAGGGCAGCATGGGGCTGCGGCGCGAAACGGGACAACGGCCAACTGACATGACTTATAGCGAAAACCTCTGGCTCTTCTTCCTGCTCGTCTCCGGCATCATCGTCGTGCCGGGCATGGACATGGTCTTCGTGCTGGCCAGCTCGCTTTCCGGCGGCCGCAGGGCGGGGCTGTCGGCCACTTTCGGCATCATGGCGGGCGGGCTGGTGCATACGCTCTATGCCGCCCTCGGCGTCGGCATGCTGCTGCATTTCGCGCCGAAGCTGTTCAATGCGCTGCTGGTTCTCGGCGCGGCCTATGTCGCCTGGATCGGCTGGCAGCTCTTCCGCAGCTCCATCGTCATCGACGACGTGGAAAGCCTCGACCGGCGCGGCCTCGCCACGCGCTTCCGCCAGGGCGCGCTGACGAGCCTCATGAATCCCAAGGCCTATCTCTTCATGCTGGCGGTCTTCCCGCAGTTCCTGCGTCCGGAATTCGGCCCGCTCTGGCGTCAGGCGCTCGTCATGCTGCTGATGATCTGGGCGACGCAGCTTGCCGTCTACGGCGGGCTGGCGCTCGCCGCCGCCCACAGCCGCGACGCCCTCGTCGGCAGCCCCGCCGCCACCCGCTTCGTCGGTCGCGCGGCCGGCGTCCTGCTCGTCGCCATCGCCGTGGTCACGGTATGGCGGGGCTGGGGAACGGTTTGAAGCCATCGGTCCGGTTTCAAAAAGATTTTACTTTCCTCGACTTCCTAAAATGCAATCATGGCCGCGCATCGCGAACCGGCGGCGCGTCGTACCGGCCGCCAGAAAATGGAGAACTCGATGAAGGTCAGGACTTTGGCGGTTGCGGCCGTGCTTGCGGCCCTTGGCGCAGGCGCTGTCGTGGCGGCGGACGAGCCGCAGGTCGTCCGTCAGGAAATGATGAAGAAGGTGGGCGGCGCCATGGGTGCGCTTTCCGGCATCGCCAAGGGCGAGAAGCCCTACGATGCGGAGGTCGTCAAGGCATCGCTGGCGACGATGAGCGAGGTGGCGAAGGCCTTCCCCGAGCAGTTCCCGGCCGGCTCCGAGACGGGCCACGAGACAGAGGCCAGCCCCAAGATCTGGGAAGCGATGGACGACTTCAAGGCGAAATCCGCCAAGCTCGTCGAGGCCGCCGATGCGGCGCTAGCCAGCCCGCCGGCCGATCAGGCGGCGGTCGGAGCGGCGCTCGGCGCGATCGGTCCCAATTGCGCGGCCTGTCATGAGGTCTACCGCATCAAGAAATAGATGCGGTAGGCCGTTTACCGGAAAAGAGATGGCGTTACCCCGGTCCGTCGGCTGATGGATCCGTGAGGGTTGGCCTTGCCGCATCCTTCCCGCCGAAGGGAAGGAACGCGGCAAGCAGCCGCCCTGACGGTTCCGGGCGGACCGGGGCAGCGCTTTCGTGGTCTGCCGGCGCGGGGCCGGCAAGAGGGATGCTTCATGGCACTCAGGAAAATTCTCGGCGGTGTCGTCGTGCTCGGGGCGATCGGCGTGGGCGCCTTCGTCTTGATCACCGCGCCGGAGCGGCTGCCGGCAGCCGAATGGGCCGCCGCGGGCGAGCCGGACCTTGCCAATGGCGAGCGCATTTTCAACGCCGGCGGCTGCGTGAGCTGTCATGCCGCACCCGGCGCGCCGGATGACCAGCGGCTCGTGCTGGCAGGCGGGCTGGCGCTGAAAAGTCCGTTCGGCACCTTCCACGCGCCCAATATCTCGCCGGACGAGACGGCCGGCATCGGGGCGTGGACGCTGGCGGAATTCGGCGATGCGATGCGGCGCGGCACCGGGCGCGACGGCGAACATCTCTACCCGTCCTTCCCCTACGCCTCCTATGCGCGCATGACGGTCAAGGACGTCGCCGATCTCTACGGTTATCTCAAGACCTTGCCGAAGAGCGCCAATGTCGCGCCCGGCCATGACCTGCCGTTCCCCTTCAACATCCGCCTCGCGCTCGGCGGCTGGAAGTTCCTCTATCTCAACGAAGCGCCTCGCGTGGAGCTTGCCGATGCCGACCCGGTCGTCCGGCACGGCCAGTATCTCGTCGAGGGGCCGGGCCATTGCGGGGAGTGCCACACGCCCCGCGACATGCTGGGCGGGCTGCGGACCGGTGAATGGCTCGCCGGCGGGCCGAATCCGGAAGGCCAGGGGCGCATCCCCAATATCACACCGGCCGAGGGCGGCTTCGGGAGCTGGAGCGCGGGCGATATCGTCAGCTATCTCGAAACCGGCTTTACCCCGGATTTCGACAGCGTCGGCGGCTCGATGGTCTCCGTGCAGAAGAACATGGCGAGGCTACCCAAGGAGGATCGCGAGGCGATTGCCGCCTACCTGAAGGCCATCCCGGCGCGGTAGGGGACTCAGTCCCGCGCCGGCCGGTGCTCATTGCTGTACATGGCGAGATAGTCCAGCAGCTCGGGGGAGCCGAGGCCGATGGCTGTGAGGACTTCGCGGGCGAAGGTGACGGGAGCCGCGCCCGAGGCGGTGATGACGCCGCGGTCGGTGACGGCCTGGGGCTGATCGCGGTATAGCGCCTGGCCGCGATAGGCGGGCACTGTTTCCGGCAACTGGCCGGCATGGTTGCCGGTATGCGCCCGCGTGTCGAGCACGCCCATGCGGCC
This DNA window, taken from Shinella zoogloeoides, encodes the following:
- a CDS encoding c-type cytochrome produces the protein MKVRTLAVAAVLAALGAGAVVAADEPQVVRQEMMKKVGGAMGALSGIAKGEKPYDAEVVKASLATMSEVAKAFPEQFPAGSETGHETEASPKIWEAMDDFKAKSAKLVEAADAALASPPADQAAVGAALGAIGPNCAACHEVYRIKK
- a CDS encoding branched-chain amino acid aminotransferase, yielding MPVDTSPRSATWTFVDGEWISGNPPLIGPTSHAMWLGSTVFDGARWFDGIAPDLDLHCQRINRSAEALGLSATVGAEEIEALAWEGVKKFDGKTAIYIKPMYWAEHGSPISVVAPDAGSTRFALCLFEASMGDPNAASSLTVSPFRRPTVECMPTDAKAGCLYPNNARMLVEARKRGFDNALVRDMLGNVAETASSNIFMVRDGVVFTPAANRTFLAGITRSRVIGLLREAGFDVIETTLTPADFAAADEIFTSGNYSKVVPVTRLEDRELAHGPVTAKARDLYFDWAHSNGDA
- a CDS encoding zinc-dependent alcohol dehydrogenase family protein — translated: MRAMYYEAFQATPDIRVLPDPTPTAGGVVIKVEATGLCRSDWHGWMGHDPDIRLPHVPGHELAGKVVAVGKAVRRFREGERVTVPFVSGCGHCGECRSGNSQVCEEQFQPGFTHWGSFAEYVAIDHADHNLVHLPDAIDYATAASLGCRFATSFRAVVDQARVTGGEWVAVHGCGGVGLSAIMIAAALGANPIAIDISPEKLDFAKKMGAVAAINARAVSDVAEAVREITGGGAHASVDALGSPVTCFNSIKNLRRRGRHVQVGLMLADHATPQIPMAQVIGHELEIYGSHGMQAWRYDAMLSMIESGKLAPQKLIGRHIGLEEAVPALTAMDRATELGISVITRF
- a CDS encoding helix-turn-helix transcriptional regulator → MRKASRLFEIIQILRLARQPVTAAEIAGRLEVTVRSIYRDIAALQAMRVPVEGERGIGYILRPGFDLPPLMFSIEETEAVVLALALLERTGDAELQAAAKRVGDKIAGAVPPPLRQTLSARALHAWGTVPRQPEGIDLATVRRAIRDEETLLIDYRDEYARATERTIRPIALIYYSETANIVAWCELRQAIRNFRADRVEACAATGRYFRGEGDGLRQLWISGWAENRAAG
- a CDS encoding toxin-antitoxin system TumE family protein, whose amino-acid sequence is MDAVLLLRSKTILPDGAIVEIVLWQVPHPIAGSAHCYKYRLFYGRDGRRIVGFDNERGKGDHCHLDDREHPYAFSSVAVLLKDFQAEVAKRRP
- a CDS encoding superoxide dismutase yields the protein MAFELPPLPYDYDALAPFMSRETLEYHHDKHHKAYVDNGNKLAEEAGLAGLSLEEIVKKSYGTNQGLFNNAGQHYNHVHFWKWMKKGGGGKSLPGALQKAIDSDLGGYDKFKADFVAAGTTQFGSGWAWLFVKDGKLAISKTPNGENPLVHGAEPILGVDVWEHSYYIDYRNARPKYLEAFVDSLINWDYVLERYEAATK
- a CDS encoding cytochrome c → MALRKILGGVVVLGAIGVGAFVLITAPERLPAAEWAAAGEPDLANGERIFNAGGCVSCHAAPGAPDDQRLVLAGGLALKSPFGTFHAPNISPDETAGIGAWTLAEFGDAMRRGTGRDGEHLYPSFPYASYARMTVKDVADLYGYLKTLPKSANVAPGHDLPFPFNIRLALGGWKFLYLNEAPRVELADADPVVRHGQYLVEGPGHCGECHTPRDMLGGLRTGEWLAGGPNPEGQGRIPNITPAEGGFGSWSAGDIVSYLETGFTPDFDSVGGSMVSVQKNMARLPKEDREAIAAYLKAIPAR
- a CDS encoding transcriptional regulator yields the protein MKRAHIQIRSDSEVLLADIFARAAEAARTGIPSDPVATFTFSSPAQLFSVISPKRWELIEHLQQVGPSSIRALARSLGRDVKRVHEDIVTLLDWGIVDRTDSGKVEVPFDVIHADFDLRAVA
- a CDS encoding LysE family translocator, giving the protein MTYSENLWLFFLLVSGIIVVPGMDMVFVLASSLSGGRRAGLSATFGIMAGGLVHTLYAALGVGMLLHFAPKLFNALLVLGAAYVAWIGWQLFRSSIVIDDVESLDRRGLATRFRQGALTSLMNPKAYLFMLAVFPQFLRPEFGPLWRQALVMLLMIWATQLAVYGGLALAAAHSRDALVGSPAATRFVGRAAGVLLVAIAVVTVWRGWGTV
- a CDS encoding haloacid dehalogenase type II, which translates into the protein MSHAAYVFDAYGTLFDVHAAVRRHAGDVGPNYQIFSEIWRAKQLEYSWTRALMGAYADFWQLTEQALDYTFQRIGGVDPALRQKLLDAYWKLDCYPEVPAVLKALKQRGAHIAILSNGSPAMLASAVKNAALDTVIDDIFSVDALKTYKTAPAVYDLVTTNYRLYPNAVSFQSSNRWDIAGATKFGFRTVWINRSDMPDEYFDLGPALILPSLESL